Proteins co-encoded in one Arachis hypogaea cultivar Tifrunner chromosome 11, arahy.Tifrunner.gnm2.J5K5, whole genome shotgun sequence genomic window:
- the LOC112720713 gene encoding uncharacterized protein yields the protein MEGLIKGLVHAALGDDDNDDRNNRRDSRDERSRSSWAEVVSGDQDQDPQDHPPPRHHNWTSQEGPRYEQEEWRQQGSRLSNRPQKEEQRHDDSYGDSYRPQMEQYRPKQEEWESQSSNRHKKFDEENNDGWQTVGKPSRRQQHKVPKDNWNNYKLPPDEQEYSNDIDVGGRAEPSNDELYDLSKACDKLWDLDLNRLVPGKDYEIDCGEGKKAYQKEDMAEGCLFTWVSNDVFRKPTFARFLSLLDNYNPNQGSKEVVTSEERQEQASFIEEISRTAPIKYLHKYLVSKGIASGSFQEFKRMISSLWFDLYSRGGTSGSSSAFEHVFVGEIKNSSEVSGFHNWLQFYLEEAKGRVDYQGYIFPRRRGEIPDSETQLLTIQFEWNNVLKSVSSTLVGVSPEFEIALYTLCFYVGEEDNHIQLGPYSVNIKCYRLGNRIGSVYPIAES from the exons ATGGAGGGTTTGATCAAGGGGTTGGTCCATGCTGCCCTTGGTGACGACGACAATGACGACCGCAACAACCGCCGCGATTCCCGAGATGAACGGTCTAGATCCTCCTGGGCTGAAGTCGTCTCCGGAGATCAGGATCAGGATCCGCAAGATCATCCTCCTCCCAGACACCACAACTGGACTTCACAG GAGGGGCCTCGTTATGAGCAGGAGGAGTGGCGCCAACAGGGTTCTAGACTTTCCAACAGACCACAGAAG GAGGAGCAGCGGCACGATGATAGTTATGGGGATTCCTACAGGCCTCAAATG GAGCAATATCGTCCAAAGCAAGAAGAGTGGGAATCTCAGAGTTCCAACAGACACAAGAAG TTTGATGAAGAGAACAATGATGGATGGCAGACTGTTGGCAAACCTTCAAGGCGGCAACAACACAAG GTTCCCAAGGATAATTGGAACAACTATAAACTACCACCAGATGAGCAAGAATACTCTAATGATATTGATGTTGGTGGTCGTGCGGAGCCTTCGAACGATGAGCTTTATGATTTGTCTAAAGCATGTGACAAACTGTGGGACCTTGATTTAAATCGTTTGGTACCGGGAAAGGATTATGAAATTGACTGTGGCGAAGGAAAGAAGGCTTACCAAAAGGAAGACATGGCAGAGGGTTGCTTGTTTACTTGGGTTAGCAATGATGTATTCAGAAAGCCTACTTTTGCCCGGTTTCTTTCGCTTCTAGATAACTACAACCCAAATCAAGGAAGTAAGGAAGTTGTCACGTCTGAAGAGAGGCAAGAGCAAGCTTCTTTCATTGAAGAAATTAGTAGAACAGCACCAATCAAATATCTGCACAAGTATCTTGTGTCCAAGGGTATTGCATCAGGGAGCTTTCAAGAATTCAAAAGAATGATTAGCAGCTTGTGGTTTGACCTTTATTCACGTGGGGGAACGTCTGGTTCCTCCTCTGCTTTCGAACATGTTTTTGTTGGAGAAATCAAGAACAGCAGTGAAGTTTCTGGCTTTCATAACTGGCTGCAG TTttaccttgaagaagcaaaaggGAGGGTTGATTATCAAGGCTATATTTTTCCCCGTAGACGTGGCGAAATT CCAGACTCAGAAACACAGCTTCTGACAATTCAGTTTGAATGGAATAATGTTCTAAAATCTGTATCAAGCACTTTGGTGGGAGTGAGCCCTGAATTTGAAATTGCTCTGTATACCCTCTGTTTCTATGTGGGCGAGGAGGACAACCACATTCAGCTGGGTCCATATTCAGTTAATATCAAGTGCTACCGTCTCGGCAATCGAATTGGATCTGTTTATCCCATTGCAGAATCCTGA
- the LOC112720715 gene encoding uncharacterized protein, which translates to MEKKLTLLQTVATAGVFSAISFWYGFMFGRESSRKELSQLIEDLRNGNPSSSCSVSSSQS; encoded by the exons ATGGAGAAGAAGCTTACTCTGCTTCAGACTGTTGCCACTGCTGGCGTCTTCTCTGCCATTTCCTTCTG GTATGGGTTCATGTTTGGGAGGGAGTCCTCTCGTAAAGAGCTCTCACAGTTAATCGAAGATCTCCGAAACGGAAACCCCTCTTCCTCTTGCTCCGTTTCCAGTTCCCAATCTTGA
- the LOC112721262 gene encoding uncharacterized protein: MSTLSLRGILENNKLAGVNYDEWYRNLRIVLMHERLIDIIDKPVVTAPVPKEDGSIDNEAIKAYEKYLENCLTAKCIILASMGSDLQRQHQDMDPPTIVEHLKKMYGAQSKTARYQLSKTLFRSTLDVDSPVGPHVLKIIDLIEQLEKLGCKLGKELSQDLILQSLPEIFSQFIVSFNMIKVSCDLHEMLNMLIDYENQIASEKKKGVAMVVGSSSKKKGK, encoded by the coding sequence ATGTCTACTCTATCACTGCGTGGCATACTTGAAAATAACAAATTGGCTGGAGTCAATTATGATGAATGGTATCGCAATTTGAGAATTGTTCTCATGCATGAAAGGCTAATTGATATAATCGATAAGCCTGTTGTAACGGCCCCAGTTCCTAAAGAGGATGGAAGTATTGATAATGAGGCAATCAAGGCTTATGAGAAGTACTTGGAAAATTGTCTTACTGCCAAATGCATCATTCTGGCATCCATGGGTTCTGATCTTCAAAGGCAACATCAGGATATGGATCCACCAACTATTGTTGAACATCTTAAGAAGATGTATGGTGCACAAAGTAAGACGGCCCGAtatcaattgtccaaaactttgtTTAGATCCACACTTGATGTGGACTCTCCTGTTGGACCCCATGTTCTTAAGATAATTGATCTTATTGAACAACTTGAGAAGTTGGGATGCAAATTGGGCAAAGAACTTTCACAAGATTTGATCTTGCAATCTCTTCCAGAAATCTTTTCACAATTCATTGTTAGCTTTAATATGATTAAAGTAAGCTGTGATCTTCATGAAATGCTCAACATGCTAATTGATTATGAGAATCAAATTGCATCtgagaaaaagaaaggagttgCTATGGTAGTTGGCAGCTCTTCTAAGAAGAAAGGAAAGTGA
- the LOC112720712 gene encoding beta-amylase 3, chloroplastic, with protein sequence MHIPSLEILRTLPFFHLRTKMALTLRSSISFVNQKETKALKAFDDVSATVSFAKIKPSSRIQVKNSAREASHHQTHQRDEQREKVHAPSVAHHDNHNVSKRVPVYVMLPLDTVTMGGGLNKPRAMNASLMALKSAGVEGVMVDVWWGLAEKDGPLKYNWEAYAELVQMVQMHGLKLQVVMSFHQCGGNVGDTCSIPLPPWVLEEISKNPDLVYTDRSGRRNPEYISLGCDSMPVLKGRTPLQVYSDYMKSFHDRFRNYLGSVIVEIQVGMGPCGELRYPSYPESNGTWRFPGIGEFQCYDKYMKASLAAAAEAIGKKEWGTSGPHDSGKYNQFPDDTGFFKREGTWNSEYGQFFLEWYSSKLLDHGDKILASARGIFQASGVKLSGKIAGIHWHYKARSHAAELTAGYYNTRFNDGYLPIARMLAKHEVIFNFTCMEMKDREQPGHANCSPEGLVHQVKMATKMARVELAGENALERYDADAYAQVLSTSRSDSGNGLTAFTYLRMNKKLFEGDNWRHMVDFVRSMSEGGRRQRLSDADSRGSDLYVGHIKGTQREKSQEAALV encoded by the exons aTGCACATTCCATCTTTAGAAATTCTACGTACCCTTCCTTTCTTCCATCTTCGCACAAAAATGGCCTTAACACTTCGTTCTTCAATCTCTTTTGTAAACCAGAAAGAAACCAAGGCCCTTAAAGCTTTTGATGATGTCTCTGCCACAGTTAGCTTTGCAAAGATTAAGCCATCTTCCCGCATTCAAGTAAAGAATTCGGCGAGGGAAGCAAGTCATCATCAGACACACCAGAGAGATGAGCAACGGGAGAAGGTGCATGCGCCGTCAGTTGCTCATCACGACAACCACAATGTGTCAAAGAGGGTGCCTGTGTATGTGATGCTGCCGCTAGACACAGTAACAATGGGAGGCGGCTTGAACAAGCCGAGAGCAATGAATGCAAGTTTGATGGCTCTGAAAAGTGCCGGCGTTGAAGGGGTAATGGTTGATGTATGGTGGGGTTTGGCGGAGAAAGATGGACCTCTGAAGTACAACTGGGAAGCCTACGCTGAGCTTGTGCAGATGGTACAAATGCATGGCTTGAAGCTTCAAGTTGTCATGTCTTTCCATCAGTGTGGAGGAAATGTTGGAGACACTTGCAG CATTCCTCTACCACCATGGGTGTTGGAAGAGATCAGCAAGAACCCTGACCTGGTTTATACAGACAGATCAGGGAGGAGGAATCCTGAGTACATCTCTTTAGGGTGTGATTCCATGCCTGTGCTGAAAGGAAGGACTCCCCTCCAAGTTTACTCTGACTACATGAAGAGCTTCCATGACAGATTCAGAAATTACTTGGGCAGTGTTATCGTG GAAATACAAGTAGGTATGGGTCCTTGTGGGGAGCTAAGATATCCATCATACCCAGAAAGCAATGGAACTTGGAGGTTTCCTGGAATTGGTGAATTCCAATGCTACGACAAG TATATGAAAGCATCCTTGGCAGCAGCTGCAGAAGCCATTGGAAAGAAAGAATGGGGAACAAGTGGTCCCCATGACTCTGGCAAGTACAACCAATTTCCAGACGATACTGGATTTTTTAAAAGGGAAGGAACATGGAACTCCGAATATGGACAGTTCTTTCTGGAATGGTACTCCAGCAAGTTGCTGGATCATGGTGACAAGATTCTTGCATCTGCCAGAGGAATATTTCAGGCATCTGGGGTCAAACTATCTGGGAAAATTGCTGGAATCCATTGGCACTACAAAGCAAGGTCACATGCAGCTGAACTAACCGCCGGATATTATAATACACGATTCAATGATGGTTATCTACCAATTGCTAGAATGCTGGCAAAACATGAAGTTATCTTCAATTTCACCTGCATGGAAATGAAGGACAGAGAGCAGCCTGGCCACGCTAACTGCTCACCAGAGGGGTTAGTACATCAGGTAAAGATGGCAACCAAGATGGCTAGAGTAGAACTTGCAGGCGAAAATGCCTTGGAAAGATATGATGCAGATGCATATGCTCAAGTTTTGTCAACAAGTAGGTCAGACTCCGGCAACGGACTAACCGCATTTACATATCTAAGAATGAACAAGAAGTTGTTTGAAGGTGATAACTGGCGGCACATGGTGGACTTTGTCAGAAGCATGTCTGAAGGTGGTAGGAGACAGAGACTCTCAGACGCTGATTCCCGTGGAAGTGACCTTTATGTTGGGCACATCAAGGGAACTCAGAGGGAAAAATCACAAGAGGCTGCTCTTGTGTGa